A genomic region of Chryseobacterium sp. KACC 21268 contains the following coding sequences:
- a CDS encoding OmpA family protein, protein MKQNLLSLVAIGLLLPMSLAGQEKSTDANSGSQNVSPFTQSSKRFNDWSISIGAGVPLIQSADMTSIKNGNGKNLFGYSAYVSVDKAITHAFGLNLQYDRGETRQGQVNTKDHTPIEGNYPAGRTQYDAISILGDLNFSNLLRRVDNKSPFRWALHGYAGIGTIAYKSYRQDPGPVYNQVLNYEKKPFKLGSLFGQAGAGLKFKINNRIDLEGRVMYVVTGDDEFDGAGVGQTGYNLTEDQISDNFFNTTLGLTFKLGKHESHLMWHDPLQEIYYKLDVLNDKTQDLEVCKKGDVDNDGVCDDWDRQLDTPAGARVDGAGVALDVDLDGVIDLYDKCVTVPGPVENQGCPLTMNNSSTGVVTDESTIMKGIEFDLNSDRILPSNTPILNNAINYINASNNNFKVIGGTDTRGTDAYNQNLSERRANNVKSYLIQNGADKAKLEALGKGEKDLLYPECEPAEKCPEWKNRANRRVYFEAK, encoded by the coding sequence ATGAAACAAAATTTATTATCATTAGTAGCAATAGGTTTGTTGTTGCCTATGAGTTTAGCAGGTCAGGAGAAATCTACAGATGCCAACTCCGGATCTCAAAATGTTTCCCCATTTACACAGTCTTCTAAAAGATTCAATGATTGGTCTATTTCAATTGGTGCTGGTGTACCTTTGATCCAATCTGCTGATATGACTTCTATAAAAAATGGAAACGGGAAAAATCTTTTTGGATATTCTGCCTATGTAAGTGTAGATAAAGCTATTACTCACGCATTCGGACTTAATTTACAATACGATAGAGGAGAAACAAGACAAGGTCAGGTCAATACAAAAGACCACACGCCGATTGAAGGAAATTATCCTGCAGGTAGAACCCAATATGATGCAATCTCAATTTTAGGAGACCTTAATTTTTCTAACCTTCTTAGAAGAGTTGACAACAAATCTCCTTTCAGATGGGCATTGCACGGGTACGCTGGTATCGGAACAATTGCCTACAAATCTTACAGACAAGATCCAGGACCAGTTTATAACCAAGTTCTCAACTACGAGAAAAAACCTTTCAAATTAGGTTCTCTATTTGGACAAGCTGGAGCAGGTCTTAAATTTAAAATCAATAATAGAATTGATCTAGAAGGTAGAGTAATGTACGTTGTTACCGGTGATGATGAATTCGATGGAGCTGGAGTTGGACAAACAGGTTATAACCTAACTGAGGATCAAATCTCGGACAACTTCTTCAACACAACTTTAGGACTTACATTCAAACTTGGTAAGCACGAGTCTCACTTGATGTGGCACGATCCATTGCAGGAGATCTATTACAAGTTAGATGTTCTTAATGACAAAACGCAAGATCTGGAAGTTTGTAAAAAAGGAGATGTTGATAACGATGGTGTTTGTGACGACTGGGACAGACAGCTGGATACGCCTGCCGGAGCAAGAGTCGATGGTGCTGGTGTAGCATTAGATGTTGACTTGGACGGTGTTATCGACCTTTATGACAAATGTGTAACAGTTCCAGGACCGGTAGAAAACCAAGGTTGTCCTTTGACAATGAATAATTCTTCTACAGGTGTGGTTACAGATGAATCTACAATTATGAAAGGAATCGAGTTTGATTTGAATTCGGATAGAATTCTTCCGTCAAATACACCGATTTTGAATAATGCAATCAATTATATCAATGCTTCTAACAATAACTTTAAAGTGATTGGTGGAACTGATACAAGAGGAACAGATGCATACAACCAAAACCTTTCTGAAAGAAGAGCAAACAACGTTAAGAGTTACTTGATCCAGAATGGTGCAGACAAAGCAAAATTGGAAGCTCTTGGTAAAGGAGAGAAAGACCTTCTCTATCCAGAATGTGAGCCAGCTGAGAAATGTCCAGAATGGAAAAACAGAGCAAACAGAAGAGTATATTTTGAAGCTAAATAA
- a CDS encoding OmpA family protein, translating to MKKKLFLFFLLPLLGFAQTNEISNSADSQTQPFNNKSRLFKDWSVSVGGGGAFMAHADLTSFYGGKVNWGWNGYVSLDKQITHTFGLSLLYTRGETKQKAYLNDLAGVGHGYTKFDQIALVGDVNFSNIMRRVDNKSNFRWALHGYAGIGFTGYKAFLQDNDMLSRWPSYIEQKMGIASFTYIGGVGLKYNVSRLIDLELRTMYIISGDEEFDGGGWARESPPGYNLINDSYTDNAWLVNLGISFKLGKHQDHLRWVDPLQMAYAKTAVLEEKFQDFKVCEKGDGDNDGVCDDWDRQLDTPAGARVDGAGVALDLDLDGVIDLNDKCVTIPGPVENNGCPVGNVAPTVTKQGAIEEINKYFNGIEFELNKDVIRPKSFQDLNQAADIIKTLGAGDSFIVVGATDSRGSSAYNKKLSQARANAVLNYLVSKGVSSSVLSAEGRGKEDLKYTECDPATKCPEWKNEANRRVYFVAK from the coding sequence ATGAAGAAAAAACTATTTCTATTTTTCCTACTGCCACTTCTAGGCTTTGCTCAGACAAATGAAATCTCAAACAGCGCGGATTCACAAACTCAACCATTTAATAACAAAAGTAGACTTTTCAAAGATTGGTCTGTCTCTGTAGGAGGCGGGGGGGCATTTATGGCTCATGCAGATCTTACATCTTTCTATGGTGGAAAAGTGAACTGGGGATGGAACGGCTACGTAAGTTTGGATAAACAAATTACCCATACTTTTGGTCTTTCCTTATTATATACAAGAGGTGAGACTAAGCAGAAAGCCTACCTTAATGATCTTGCAGGTGTTGGTCACGGTTACACAAAATTTGATCAAATAGCTTTGGTTGGAGATGTCAACTTCTCAAATATAATGAGAAGAGTGGATAATAAATCCAACTTTAGATGGGCATTGCACGGTTACGCAGGAATTGGATTTACTGGCTACAAAGCATTCTTGCAGGATAATGATATGCTTAGCAGATGGCCTTCTTACATTGAGCAAAAAATGGGAATCGCATCATTCACCTACATTGGTGGTGTTGGACTAAAATATAATGTTTCCAGATTAATCGATTTGGAACTGAGAACAATGTACATCATAAGTGGTGACGAAGAATTTGACGGTGGCGGCTGGGCTAGAGAATCTCCTCCAGGATATAACTTGATCAATGATTCTTACACAGATAATGCATGGCTTGTAAACCTGGGAATCTCTTTCAAATTAGGAAAGCATCAGGATCATCTTCGTTGGGTAGATCCATTACAAATGGCTTACGCAAAAACTGCAGTGCTTGAGGAAAAATTCCAGGATTTCAAAGTTTGTGAGAAAGGTGATGGAGATAATGATGGCGTTTGTGACGATTGGGACAGACAGCTGGATACACCAGCCGGCGCAAGAGTTGATGGAGCCGGAGTTGCTTTAGACTTAGACTTAGATGGTGTAATTGATCTGAATGATAAATGTGTAACAATACCTGGACCAGTTGAAAATAATGGCTGTCCTGTTGGAAATGTTGCACCTACAGTTACAAAACAAGGCGCTATAGAAGAGATCAACAAATATTTCAATGGAATAGAATTTGAATTGAACAAAGATGTTATCAGACCAAAATCTTTCCAGGATCTTAATCAGGCTGCAGACATTATCAAAACTTTGGGAGCAGGGGACAGCTTTATTGTAGTGGGCGCTACAGACAGCAGAGGTTCTTCCGCTTACAACAAAAAATTATCGCAGGCAAGAGCCAATGCGGTTCTTAATTACTTAGTTAGCAAAGGTGTGTCTTCATCAGTCCTTTCTGCGGAAGGTAGAGGAAAAGAAGATCTTAAATATACAGAATGCGATCCGGCAACCAAATGCCCGGAATGGAAAAATGAAGCGAACAGAAGAGTATATTTTGTAGCAAAATAA
- the folK gene encoding 2-amino-4-hydroxy-6-hydroxymethyldihydropteridine diphosphokinase, with amino-acid sequence MSYNSVVLLLGSNINNPEKNIQIALEKLEASVGAILKNSELIISTPVEFDSNNNFCNIAVKIKTQFSPVMLLDQLKKIEIEMGRVKDSSYFEAYQDRIIDIDIVLYNNIKFISKRLVIPHQKNLYERDFAKELINEVK; translated from the coding sequence ATGTCGTACAACAGTGTGGTTTTGTTACTGGGAAGTAATATTAATAATCCCGAAAAAAATATCCAAATCGCTTTAGAAAAACTTGAGGCATCTGTGGGTGCAATATTAAAAAATTCTGAATTAATCATATCAACGCCCGTAGAATTTGACAGTAACAATAATTTTTGTAATATTGCAGTTAAAATAAAAACACAATTTTCGCCTGTAATGCTATTGGACCAGCTGAAGAAGATTGAAATAGAGATGGGTCGTGTAAAAGATTCATCCTACTTTGAGGCTTATCAGGATAGGATTATAGATATTGATATAGTATTATATAATAATATAAAGTTTATCTCGAAGAGATTAGTTATTCCTCACCAGAAAAATCTTTATGAAAGAGATTTTGCAAAGGAATTGATTAATGAAGTAAAATGA
- the sppA gene encoding signal peptide peptidase SppA, with protein MKSFFKLVLANLTAIFIVIAGFFVFFIGFLVLSSISETSDVKSDSVLTLDLKTKIIDSPSEDQEDFFSINKEQKAVLLYDVLKAIEKAKNDDKIKGISIEADNINAGITQLDDIRNALIDFKKSGKFVYAYGNSVSQGAYYLGSVADKYYLNPAGGIELKGLAAEVTFFKSFAEKYGIGIQVIRHGKFKAAVEPFLKDEISPENKEQLSTLLNDIWAQTSSKIATSRKIPVSEFKTITDSLYGYLPNLSLQYKLTDQLIQKTEYDNIIRKKLNIDADKKINKISFAKYAESIESEKGKDKIAILYASGAINNGKGYDAIYSENFRKEIKKLQKDDNVKAVVFRINSPGGSANASDEILFEMQQLKSKKPVVVSFGDYAASGGYYIAMGADKIFSEPNTLTGSIGVFGVIPYFKDLAAKNGIRSDAVTTNANSNMISAINGLSPGTLTIMTRSVESTYQRFVHFVTLNRKKSFEQIDAVGGGRIWSGVRAKEIGLVDELGSLQDAINFAAQKAKLKDYGVSTYPAKMSKFEQIFSAETDEDFSTRVIKNKIGKENFKIFQQVADPNAKASVMMEMPFNIKLN; from the coding sequence ATGAAAAGTTTTTTCAAACTAGTTCTCGCAAATTTAACTGCAATTTTCATAGTGATTGCAGGTTTCTTTGTATTTTTTATTGGCTTCTTAGTCCTGTCTTCTATTTCAGAAACATCGGATGTAAAATCTGATTCCGTATTGACTTTAGATCTTAAAACAAAAATAATAGATAGTCCATCCGAAGATCAGGAAGATTTTTTCTCCATTAATAAAGAGCAAAAAGCAGTCCTCCTGTACGACGTTTTAAAAGCTATTGAAAAAGCAAAAAATGATGACAAGATTAAAGGAATCAGCATAGAAGCAGACAATATCAATGCTGGAATCACACAGTTGGATGATATCAGAAATGCTTTGATCGATTTCAAGAAAAGCGGAAAATTCGTCTATGCCTACGGAAACTCTGTGTCTCAAGGCGCATATTACCTTGGTTCCGTGGCAGACAAATACTATCTGAATCCTGCGGGAGGAATTGAATTGAAAGGTCTTGCAGCGGAAGTTACTTTCTTTAAAAGTTTTGCTGAGAAATACGGAATCGGTATCCAGGTCATCCGTCACGGAAAATTCAAGGCAGCGGTGGAGCCATTCTTAAAAGATGAAATATCTCCGGAAAACAAGGAACAACTTTCCACATTGCTAAATGACATCTGGGCACAGACATCGAGCAAAATTGCAACGTCCAGAAAAATCCCGGTATCAGAATTCAAAACGATTACGGACAGTTTGTATGGCTATCTTCCAAACTTGAGTCTGCAATATAAACTGACTGATCAATTGATTCAAAAAACGGAGTATGATAACATCATCAGAAAAAAACTAAACATTGATGCGGATAAAAAAATTAATAAAATCTCGTTCGCAAAATATGCAGAATCCATAGAATCTGAAAAGGGAAAAGACAAAATTGCTATCCTATACGCTTCCGGCGCCATCAATAATGGAAAAGGCTATGACGCAATCTATTCCGAAAACTTCAGAAAAGAAATCAAAAAACTTCAGAAAGATGACAATGTGAAAGCAGTTGTTTTCCGCATCAATTCGCCAGGTGGAAGCGCTAATGCATCGGACGAAATCCTTTTTGAGATGCAACAATTAAAAAGTAAAAAACCGGTGGTGGTTTCTTTCGGAGACTATGCAGCATCTGGTGGCTACTACATTGCAATGGGTGCAGACAAGATTTTCTCGGAACCTAATACTTTGACGGGCTCTATTGGTGTGTTTGGTGTCATCCCTTATTTCAAGGATCTTGCTGCTAAAAATGGAATCCGCAGTGATGCCGTCACTACTAATGCCAATTCTAATATGATCTCCGCAATCAACGGACTAAGTCCTGGAACGCTTACAATAATGACGAGAAGTGTAGAATCTACCTATCAGCGTTTTGTCCACTTCGTTACCTTGAACAGAAAAAAATCTTTTGAACAGATAGATGCTGTGGGCGGCGGCAGAATATGGTCTGGCGTGAGAGCTAAAGAAATTGGTCTTGTGGATGAGTTGGGTAGTTTGCAAGATGCCATCAACTTTGCAGCTCAAAAAGCCAAACTGAAAGATTACGGCGTGTCTACGTACCCTGCGAAGATGTCAAAATTTGAGCAAATCTTTTCGGCTGAAACAGATGAAGATTTCTCTACCAGAGTGATTAAAAATAAAATAGGGAAAGAGAATTTCAAAATCTTTCAACAAGTGGCGGATCCTAACGCAAAGGCTTCTGTAATGATGGAAATGCCGTTCAACATCAAATTGAATTAA
- a CDS encoding DUF6048 family protein, which produces MRIASIFIFAFSLLPLSAFSQTKPEEKKQDSVKWKYTPNFTVGIDVLNLGAGFFGDRQMIQGFVSSRISKKVHAIIDLGYDNNIYQKNGYDAKADGLFAKIGGFYMLSMDPDNDLNGFYGGAKLAGSFYNQEYKAIPVKGINSEGVTIAFDPSTQSSYWIEASLGARVQVFNSNFFIDVNAQPRFLAYTTEQEEIKPMIVPGFGKSSGSFNMGFSWSIAYKF; this is translated from the coding sequence ATGAGAATAGCATCAATTTTTATCTTCGCTTTTAGTCTTTTACCGCTTTCCGCCTTTTCCCAGACCAAACCCGAGGAGAAGAAGCAGGACTCTGTGAAGTGGAAGTACACGCCCAACTTTACTGTGGGTATCGATGTTCTGAATTTGGGTGCAGGCTTTTTCGGAGACCGACAAATGATTCAGGGTTTTGTTTCCAGCCGCATTAGCAAAAAGGTACACGCCATTATAGATCTTGGATATGATAACAATATCTATCAGAAAAATGGATACGATGCCAAGGCGGACGGATTATTTGCCAAGATTGGAGGTTTTTATATGTTATCTATGGATCCCGACAACGATCTCAATGGTTTCTATGGAGGTGCAAAACTGGCAGGAAGTTTCTACAATCAGGAGTACAAAGCAATTCCTGTAAAGGGTATCAACAGCGAAGGCGTTACGATTGCATTTGACCCATCCACACAGAGCAGCTATTGGATAGAGGCATCTCTAGGAGCAAGAGTACAGGTTTTCAACAGTAATTTCTTTATCGATGTCAATGCACAGCCGCGTTTTCTGGCTTACACCACAGAGCAGGAAGAGATCAAACCAATGATTGTTCCCGGATTTGGGAAAAGCTCAGGAAGCTTCAATATGGGTTTCAGCTGGAGCATCGCTTATAAATTTTAA
- a CDS encoding DUF6452 family protein — MKNVLWIFGLLLLLTSCGSDDDICLGQESTPRLKLLFRNANNQLAAVDTLYVDVDYGKDSLKSFITALPNQDSVMIPLRIDDSPYTDFYVRQRLAGPRSKIRISYDKKSIYVSPACGFKINYENLQGEVLQTNPVQSIQSNITTLTDENSINFYLRF; from the coding sequence ATGAAAAACGTACTATGGATTTTTGGTCTTCTGTTGCTGCTCACAAGTTGTGGTAGTGATGATGACATTTGCCTGGGTCAGGAATCTACACCTAGACTCAAACTATTGTTCCGCAATGCCAACAATCAGTTAGCAGCCGTGGATACGTTGTATGTAGATGTGGATTACGGTAAAGATTCTCTCAAGAGTTTCATTACAGCTTTACCCAATCAGGATTCCGTTATGATTCCTCTAAGGATAGATGACAGTCCGTACACGGATTTCTATGTCAGACAGAGATTGGCCGGGCCACGTAGTAAAATCCGAATCAGTTATGACAAGAAGTCCATCTACGTTTCGCCCGCTTGCGGTTTCAAAATCAATTATGAAAATCTGCAAGGCGAAGTTCTACAGACCAATCCTGTACAAAGCATACAATCCAACATAACAACATTGACTGATGAGAATAGCATCAATTTTTATCTTCGCTTTTAG